A region from the Paenibacillus humicola genome encodes:
- a CDS encoding ABC transporter ATP-binding protein, translated as MNRAPAPAAGDNPLLRAVGVKKVFGSGESAVTAVKNINLDIARGSMIALKGRSGSGKTTLLNLLAALDQPTEGHVYYNGQEISRLPEKQRSVWRRSQIGLVFQAFGLIPLMSAYENVEFGLRIAGSDSRLHRERAERALEWVGMKPRMKHRPPELSGGEQQRVAIARAIAHSPALLLADEPTAELDSRMGLQVIKVFRDLVQELGMTVVMTTHDPGIMEIVDHVIELEDGEIAAQPNA; from the coding sequence ATGAACAGGGCGCCCGCCCCCGCTGCAGGGGACAACCCGCTATTGCGCGCCGTCGGCGTGAAGAAAGTGTTCGGGAGCGGCGAATCGGCGGTTACCGCCGTGAAAAATATTAACCTCGACATCGCGCGCGGTTCCATGATCGCGCTTAAAGGCCGTTCGGGCTCGGGCAAAACGACGCTGCTTAATTTGCTGGCCGCGCTCGATCAGCCGACGGAGGGCCATGTGTATTACAACGGGCAGGAAATATCCCGGCTGCCGGAAAAGCAGCGCAGCGTCTGGCGGCGTTCCCAGATCGGCCTCGTGTTCCAGGCGTTCGGCCTCATTCCGCTGATGTCGGCTTACGAGAACGTTGAGTTCGGGCTGCGGATTGCCGGCAGCGACAGCCGCCTCCACCGGGAGCGGGCGGAACGCGCGCTCGAATGGGTCGGGATGAAGCCGCGCATGAAGCACCGGCCCCCCGAATTGTCCGGCGGTGAGCAGCAGCGCGTCGCCATCGCGCGAGCCATCGCGCACAGCCCCGCGCTGCTGCTTGCGGACGAGCCGACCGCCGAGCTGGACAGCCGGATGGGGCTGCAGGTGATCAAAGTGTTCCGCGACTTGGTACAGGAGCTCGGGATGACGGTCGTCATGACGACGCACGATCCCGGGATTATGGAAATCGTCGATCATGTCATCGAACTGGAGGATGGAGAGATTGCCGCACAACCGAACGCGTAG
- a CDS encoding glycerophosphodiester phosphodiesterase: MANPCAAHRGASGLAPENTMAAFRKALSFPFVQWIELDVQLSRDGVPVVIHDDRLHRTTSGYGKVGDFDASYLRTLDAGGWFSKAYVGERIPLLEQVLGELVGRCRFNIELKTYGGRYPGMERRVVEMLYGKGMQYDTVITSFDPEALTAVRRLSDDVRTGLITDTAPRTLPGDLRRLGATFLSIGYKRVSRALLEAMRASGTDVMAWTVNDIGAIRKLAAMDGELMICTNYPDRFARALLPPPDVPSPDPR; the protein is encoded by the coding sequence TTGGCCAATCCATGTGCCGCGCACCGCGGCGCTTCCGGACTGGCGCCGGAGAATACGATGGCCGCATTCCGCAAAGCGCTCTCGTTCCCGTTCGTGCAGTGGATCGAGCTGGACGTGCAGCTGTCCCGCGACGGCGTTCCCGTCGTCATCCACGACGACAGGCTGCATCGGACGACGTCCGGGTACGGCAAAGTCGGCGATTTCGACGCCTCTTATTTGCGGACGCTCGATGCCGGCGGCTGGTTTTCCAAGGCGTACGTCGGCGAACGCATTCCTCTGCTCGAGCAGGTGCTGGGCGAACTGGTGGGACGCTGCCGGTTCAATATCGAGCTGAAGACGTACGGCGGGCGTTACCCGGGCATGGAGCGCCGGGTCGTGGAGATGCTTTACGGCAAAGGGATGCAGTATGATACGGTTATAACCTCATTCGACCCGGAGGCGCTGACGGCGGTCCGAAGGCTCTCGGACGATGTGAGGACCGGACTGATTACCGACACCGCGCCGCGAACGCTTCCGGGCGATCTGCGGCGGCTCGGCGCGACGTTTCTGTCCATCGGCTACAAACGGGTTTCGCGGGCGCTGCTTGAGGCGATGCGCGCCTCCGGCACGGACGTGATGGCCTGGACGGTCAACGATATCGGCGCCATCCGGAAGCTGGCCGCCATGGACGGAGAGCTGATGATTTGCACCAATTACCCGGACCGGTTCGCCCGTGCGCTTCTTCCGCCCCCGGACGTTCCGTCCCCCGATCCCCGGTAA
- a CDS encoding efflux RND transporter periplasmic adaptor subunit: protein MPHNRTRSRLARLAGASAALALAGALLSGCSLLPRQQKELQPPLVKPAQEKFDTVEAKKGTIERYFIGTATFASSRVVPLYYTDAGRLKDIYVNQGDTVKKGQLVAELDTGDLDTRINLEKLNLERAQIELDKAVKSGAGKNDLRVRQIDVERERITIDSLQAQFEAAKLTSPMDGVVSYRDTLQAGDDVTGYKPIVSIADPSSLQLVHEADDPQTLLPLQPGMKVVVTVDGAAAKGVVTQSPSSAPITDDKDVAERNGKLLYISLTGPAVKAQMGDSADIKILLEKHDNVIVLPRSGLRSYLGRTYVQVLDGERRKEVDVESGITTATDVEIVKGLDPGQQVILNN, encoded by the coding sequence TTGCCGCACAACCGAACGCGTAGCCGCCTCGCCCGCCTCGCGGGGGCGTCCGCCGCACTCGCGCTTGCGGGAGCGCTGCTGTCGGGCTGCTCGCTGCTGCCCCGCCAGCAGAAGGAGCTGCAGCCGCCGCTCGTCAAACCGGCGCAGGAGAAATTCGATACGGTCGAAGCGAAGAAAGGCACGATCGAACGCTATTTCATCGGCACGGCAACCTTCGCTTCAAGCCGGGTCGTGCCGCTTTATTACACGGATGCCGGGCGGCTGAAGGATATTTACGTCAATCAGGGCGATACGGTGAAGAAGGGCCAGCTGGTCGCGGAGCTCGATACGGGCGATCTCGATACGCGCATCAACCTGGAGAAGCTGAACCTGGAGCGGGCGCAGATCGAGCTCGACAAGGCGGTCAAATCGGGCGCCGGCAAAAACGACTTGAGGGTGCGCCAAATCGACGTGGAGAGGGAACGGATTACGATCGATTCGCTTCAGGCGCAGTTCGAAGCGGCGAAGCTGACCTCGCCGATGGACGGCGTCGTATCGTACCGGGACACGCTGCAGGCCGGCGACGATGTAACCGGTTACAAGCCGATTGTCAGCATTGCCGACCCGAGCAGCCTGCAGCTGGTGCACGAGGCGGACGACCCGCAGACGCTGCTGCCGCTCCAGCCGGGGATGAAGGTGGTTGTGACGGTGGACGGAGCCGCTGCGAAAGGAGTCGTCACCCAGTCGCCATCCAGCGCGCCGATCACCGACGATAAGGACGTTGCCGAGCGGAACGGCAAGCTGCTGTATATCTCGCTTACCGGTCCGGCCGTTAAAGCGCAGATGGGCGACAGCGCCGACATCAAAATTTTGCTCGAGAAGCACGACAATGTCATCGTTCTTCCGCGCAGCGGCCTGCGGAGCTACCTGGGCCGGACCTATGTGCAGGTGCTGGACGGCGAGCGGCGCAAGGAGGTCGACGTCGAGTCCGGCATCACGACCGCAACCGATGTGGAAATCGTGAAAGGACTCGATCCGGGGCAGCAGGTTATCTTGAATAACTAG
- a CDS encoding CapA family protein — MLQLYLSMLTVVAVLFAVYWTMRDSRDGASDGSRPNGSHPAANTGGGGTGAPHPGNASGESGGADGSGNADGQNGGQATGPEGKDGRESGSNGSSGGGTVTLSFVGDILLSGSVETRMEREGYGYPYAKSADFLKKPDLLAGNLETPVTTRGEPAEHKQYVFKSSPKALPALKAAGFDLVTLANNHTLDQGVEGLRDTIRHLNDAGIPNVGAGNNEAEAFKPVVLEKGGIRVAYIGLTHVVPEVSWKAGPNTPGLAETYDTTRAVKAIGEASKQADLVVVLVHWGVERADRPNSLQKRDAHAFIDAGADLVIGCHPHVLQGFETYKGKWISYSLGNYIFNSTRTEKTKDTGVLDAVCAKDGRCRLKFHPMRSEASQPAPLAGEQAAALLKRLSGLSLNASVDKNGFVQPRR, encoded by the coding sequence ATGCTGCAGCTGTATCTTTCGATGCTGACCGTGGTTGCCGTCTTGTTCGCGGTATATTGGACGATGCGCGATAGCCGGGACGGCGCTTCGGATGGCAGTAGGCCGAACGGCTCGCATCCCGCTGCGAATACCGGAGGCGGCGGGACGGGCGCCCCGCATCCGGGGAACGCCTCCGGTGAATCCGGCGGCGCGGACGGCAGCGGGAACGCCGACGGACAAAACGGCGGGCAAGCGACCGGCCCGGAAGGGAAGGACGGCCGGGAAAGCGGTTCGAACGGCAGCTCGGGCGGAGGGACGGTTACCCTCTCGTTTGTCGGCGACATTTTGCTGAGCGGATCGGTGGAGACGCGGATGGAGCGGGAGGGGTACGGCTACCCGTATGCGAAATCGGCCGATTTTCTGAAAAAGCCCGACCTGCTGGCCGGCAACCTGGAGACACCGGTCACCACGCGCGGCGAGCCCGCCGAGCATAAGCAGTATGTGTTCAAAAGCTCGCCAAAGGCGCTCCCGGCGCTTAAGGCCGCGGGGTTCGATCTCGTCACGCTGGCGAACAACCATACCCTCGATCAAGGCGTCGAAGGCTTGAGGGATACGATACGCCATCTGAACGATGCGGGCATCCCGAATGTAGGCGCGGGCAACAACGAGGCCGAAGCGTTCAAGCCGGTCGTGCTGGAGAAGGGCGGCATCCGCGTCGCCTACATCGGGCTGACGCACGTCGTGCCGGAAGTTTCGTGGAAAGCGGGGCCGAACACGCCGGGGCTTGCCGAAACGTACGACACGACCCGCGCCGTGAAGGCGATCGGCGAAGCGTCCAAGCAGGCGGATCTCGTCGTCGTGCTTGTGCATTGGGGCGTCGAGCGGGCCGATCGTCCGAACAGCCTGCAAAAGCGGGACGCGCACGCGTTTATCGATGCCGGCGCCGATCTTGTGATCGGATGCCATCCGCACGTGCTCCAAGGATTTGAAACGTATAAAGGAAAATGGATATCGTACAGCCTCGGCAATTATATATTTAATAGTACGAGGACGGAGAAAACGAAGGATACCGGCGTGCTCGACGCCGTGTGCGCCAAGGACGGACGCTGCAGGCTGAAGTTTCATCCGATGCGCTCGGAGGCTTCGCAGCCCGCTCCTCTGGCGGGCGAACAGGCGGCGGCGCTGCTGAAGCGGCTGTCGGGCCTTTCGCTCAACGCTTCCGTCGACAAAAACGGCTTTGTCCAACCGAGGAGGTGA
- a CDS encoding ABC transporter permease, whose translation MALWTMIFRKMAKNRWLQLNLWFGLTICVALFSSMPLYSHAILQRTLLKELQQLQQDRGVYPGLLRVSTSVSGGDDEYAVTRARIASADAVMKAVPDRFGLKAQSYLISRATQSFRVLPADASDIERRELNVTGSFRTITDLDKHFHLIDGRLPNGNRSDGVYEALVTQKFLINLKRDLGAEFVYTDEDTKQTFRIIPVGLIETKTDGGYDQFDVDAYSSSFFIPYDRFQRDFVDTNKLRLFSIQWQYALDYTQIKIDNLDRITGQFNSLDNYFNMRLGISSTEMPASAPIQTYGDKKEKLDLMLWSLYSPVMFMLAFYLYMAANLIIERQKTEISVLRSRGASRLQIMLVFAIESIVLGLLALAAGPFLGVFFTKVLGASSGFLEFVQRTSLSVVLDSAAYRIAAAAVLGSIVLILVPAFLATRTTIVGHKQQMARANRISFWHKTFLDFVLLGVSVYLLYNFNKRMSDLKALALDPNSLQVDPLLFFMPALFSLGCGLLALRIYPWFIKLVYWIGRRWWTPALYSTLLQISRSSTQYLTIKVFLIMTVATGLFSANAARTINGNMDDKILYNNGADIRLSVQWENDAPPPSPSGGPTQGDAGGGGDAAAAAPQKITYTEPPFLTMTQLAGVDTAARVFRKPDASVSVNGSTDSTELYGIDTDDFGKVAWMRDGLLDYPFNSYLNLIAPDPKAVLISRSLADAYKVKPGDPLTLSWSGLDEASFIVYGIIDYWPGWNPLPAGASDDGDTSSDAGDDDSGPKAKKPNLVVGNLSYIQNHLALEPYEVWIKLKDGASSQVVYDDLQKKNIPVQDLVDAKQLLVRSKNDPFRLAINGVMTLGFVISMLISFFGFLLFWVLTLSSRTLQFGILRAMGISFLQIVGMLLSEQLLTSVAAVLIGVFIGNGVSQLFVPLFQLSFSASDQSPPFQIVRQLSDYAQLYGVVGFMLLIGLSILGIRISRMKITQALKLGEE comes from the coding sequence ATGGCCTTATGGACGATGATTTTTCGGAAAATGGCGAAGAATCGTTGGCTTCAGCTAAATTTGTGGTTCGGGCTGACGATTTGCGTTGCGCTGTTCAGCTCGATGCCGCTATACTCGCATGCGATTTTGCAGCGGACGCTGCTGAAGGAGCTTCAGCAGCTGCAGCAGGACCGCGGCGTCTACCCCGGGCTGCTGCGCGTATCGACGTCCGTCTCGGGTGGAGACGACGAATACGCCGTCACGCGCGCGCGGATCGCGAGCGCCGACGCCGTCATGAAGGCCGTGCCGGACCGCTTCGGCCTCAAAGCGCAGTCGTATCTCATCTCGCGCGCGACGCAGTCGTTCCGCGTGCTGCCGGCCGATGCGAGCGACATTGAGCGGCGCGAGCTGAACGTCACCGGCTCGTTCCGGACCATCACCGATCTGGACAAGCACTTCCATCTGATCGACGGCCGTTTGCCGAACGGGAACCGGAGCGACGGCGTCTATGAGGCGCTGGTGACGCAGAAGTTTCTGATCAATCTAAAGCGCGATCTCGGAGCGGAGTTCGTATATACGGACGAGGACACGAAGCAGACGTTTCGCATTATCCCCGTCGGGCTGATCGAAACGAAGACGGACGGCGGCTACGACCAGTTCGACGTGGACGCGTACAGCTCGTCCTTTTTCATCCCCTACGACCGTTTTCAGCGGGATTTCGTCGATACGAACAAGCTGCGGCTGTTCAGTATCCAATGGCAGTACGCGCTCGATTACACGCAGATCAAAATCGACAACCTGGACCGCATCACCGGCCAGTTCAACTCGCTTGACAATTACTTCAATATGCGGCTCGGCATCTCTTCGACGGAAATGCCGGCGAGCGCGCCGATCCAAACGTACGGCGATAAGAAGGAGAAGCTCGACCTCATGCTGTGGTCGCTCTATTCGCCCGTCATGTTCATGCTGGCGTTTTATTTATACATGGCCGCCAATCTCATCATTGAACGGCAGAAAACGGAAATTTCGGTGCTGCGCAGCCGCGGCGCCAGCCGTCTGCAAATCATGCTCGTGTTCGCGATCGAAAGCATCGTGCTTGGACTGCTGGCGCTGGCCGCCGGCCCGTTTCTCGGCGTCTTCTTCACGAAGGTGCTCGGCGCCTCGAGCGGCTTCCTCGAATTCGTTCAGCGCACGTCGCTTTCGGTCGTGCTCGACAGCGCCGCCTACCGGATCGCCGCCGCCGCCGTGCTTGGCTCCATCGTGCTCATTCTGGTGCCCGCCTTTCTGGCGACGCGGACCACGATCGTCGGACATAAACAGCAAATGGCGCGCGCAAACCGGATCTCGTTCTGGCATAAGACGTTTCTCGATTTCGTTTTGCTCGGCGTCTCGGTCTATTTGCTGTACAATTTCAACAAACGGATGTCCGATCTGAAGGCGCTCGCGCTGGATCCGAATTCGCTTCAGGTCGATCCGCTGCTGTTTTTCATGCCGGCGCTCTTCTCGCTCGGGTGCGGGCTGCTTGCGCTCCGCATCTACCCGTGGTTCATTAAGCTGGTTTACTGGATCGGCAGAAGGTGGTGGACGCCGGCGCTGTACTCCACGCTGCTGCAAATCAGCCGCTCGTCCACGCAATATTTGACGATCAAGGTGTTCCTGATCATGACGGTGGCGACGGGACTGTTCAGCGCCAATGCGGCGCGGACGATCAACGGCAATATGGACGACAAAATCCTGTACAACAATGGGGCCGATATCCGGCTGTCCGTTCAATGGGAGAACGATGCGCCGCCGCCTTCGCCTTCGGGAGGGCCGACGCAGGGCGACGCAGGCGGAGGCGGTGATGCCGCCGCCGCGGCTCCGCAGAAAATTACGTACACGGAGCCGCCGTTCTTGACGATGACGCAGCTGGCTGGCGTCGATACGGCAGCCCGAGTGTTCCGCAAGCCGGATGCGAGCGTCAGCGTAAACGGGAGCACCGATTCCACCGAATTGTACGGCATCGATACCGACGATTTCGGCAAAGTGGCCTGGATGCGGGACGGTCTGCTCGATTATCCGTTCAACAGTTATTTGAACCTGATTGCGCCCGATCCGAAGGCGGTGCTCATCTCCCGGTCGCTTGCCGATGCGTACAAGGTAAAGCCGGGCGATCCGCTGACGCTCAGCTGGAGCGGGCTTGACGAGGCCAGCTTCATCGTGTATGGCATTATCGATTACTGGCCGGGCTGGAACCCGCTGCCGGCTGGCGCCTCGGACGACGGCGATACGTCTTCCGACGCCGGAGACGACGATTCCGGCCCGAAAGCCAAAAAGCCGAACCTCGTCGTCGGCAACCTGTCGTATATCCAGAATCATCTCGCGCTCGAGCCGTATGAGGTGTGGATCAAGCTGAAGGACGGCGCATCCAGCCAGGTCGTGTACGACGATTTGCAGAAGAAGAACATCCCGGTACAGGATTTGGTCGACGCTAAACAGCTGCTTGTCCGGTCCAAAAACGATCCGTTCCGCCTGGCGATCAACGGCGTCATGACGCTCGGCTTCGTTATCTCGATGCTGATCAGCTTTTTCGGCTTCCTGCTGTTCTGGGTGCTGACGCTGTCCTCCCGCACGCTGCAGTTCGGGATATTGCGCGCGATGGGCATATCGTTTCTGCAAATCGTCGGCATGCTGCTGAGCGAGCAGCTGCTCACCTCCGTCGCCGCCGTTTTGATCGGCGTCTTTATCGGCAATGGAGTCAGCCAGTTGTTCGTGCCGCTGTTCCAGCTTTCGTTCAGCGCGTCGGATCAGTCGCCGCCGTTTCAGATCGTGCGCCAGCTCAGCGATTACGCGCAGCTGTACGGCGTCGTCGGCTTTATGCTGCTGATCGGACTGTCGATACTCGGCATCCGCATTTCCCGGATGAAAATTACGCAGGCGCTCAAGCTCGGGGAGGAATAA